Part of the Perognathus longimembris pacificus isolate PPM17 chromosome 1, ASM2315922v1, whole genome shotgun sequence genome, taaaaatttaaaacatcactgcattagattttttttcttctgcaaggAACACTTGAGAGAGAAACAATGTTCAGGAGAAAAGATGTGGCTCATAGTTTCAAAGGCTTCTTTCCATACTTTACTGGCCTCATTGTTTTAGTATCTGTGTGAAGGTATTGATATGATGCACTGATATGCATGTAATACAGCAGACCTACTTACCCCAAAGCATCTAGGAAGAGGGGAGGTGAGAGGGGAGGAATgcaaaggagaaaggggagagaggagaggaaggggaggaggcaaGCTATATCTTTTTTGGTTATGCTCCTGATAGCTACTTCCTTTAGGCTCTACCTCCAAATGAAGAATTGATCCATAGATCAGGTTAGAGCCATCATGATCCAGGCACTTTTTAATGATTGATTGGAATTTCTacctggggacagtgctcagaacagGAGACTTCTGGAGCCCATCCatattcaaataataaaaatcattaaataataGTGAGTAATTACAATTACTGTAATTACTGTGGctcatttaaatatattcattcaaatattccatacattaaaatatgtatttattgacataatatttgaatatgtttgtatatatgtatgtatacacacacacacacacacacacacacatatatgtagtgAGATACTGTGTTATACGTCATTGAAGTTagtatttttttcccctaggaGATTTTAGAGGGCACACTCATGATAAAATAAGTCTTGTCTCACTGGGAGCCAATAAATAACCCAATAAAAAGCATGGTAGAGGCCATTATCTAGGTTTGCATTTTTTAATTAGGTAGCTTGACTAATTGAGATTCAAGTGTAGAGGACCTGGATTTCTAACCCCAAATTACATCCTTCTTCCTGAGAGAGTTTaatgttttataaatttaataaGGAATTCTGAATTTTTTCTGCAGTTTTTGTTTGGGGCTTGAGTTTTAACAAATACAACTGTGCATTCATTTTGAATTAGGCAAATGGTGCCAGAAGCAACAATTATCTTTAGTGTTTACCTTTGTTTGTGCttcagaggaggaaaaagaaagctcaTGGGAAATATCAAAGTTAATAGGATATAAAAGGAGTccataagaaacaatacagaagggagaaaggatatTATATGAAAAACCTTATCATAGtgaagggagagtgggagagtaGCACAAGGAttttcttaattatattcagCTAGATTTAGAAAGTATGAGGCTAGGATATTAACTGGAAATATTTGGGCTGTGGAAGGAAAATGCAACAGCTGAAACATGGACAACTAGGTAGAGAGTATTATCCATTGGTTTTCTTGTCATCTCTTGTTCTAGTTCTCATTATCTATATCTACATTGAATCTTTTCTTTAGAAGGTTTGCTGTAACTAGGAAAGATCTTGTACTAGGTTTGGaggggtgcagctcagtggtagacgaCTTTCTTCCTAAGTGAGGTTTTTGGTCCCATTTCTGTCAGtactaaaaaaatgtatttggaaatTAATGACATCGTAATGTTACAGAACAGCTTGCTGGGGAATTTTTGTTTGACAACATGATTTTGAGAGGTGTCAACATACATCATGCTATTTTATTGCATCTAGTCAGGAGAAAACATGACACGTGAAGTTAACTTGCATGCACAGTAGGACTAAGACAAATCACAGCAGAATAAACTGGGGAGTCTTCGGGGAGGCTGTTTTCCAATACACAGACAGAAATCGGTATGACCATAATTTAGAGCCACATAAGAGGAATACAACACTATCTTAAAATAAGAACTACCTGTTAGCCATTCTTACCTGACAAGAAGATTCTGGTAGATAAAGCTTTTAACTTACTGTAAGATTGAAATCTAGCAAATTCATTTAAGTGAACTGTCAGAAGCAAGCATCCAACTCTTCATAGAGGCCCAGGTAATCAACTCTGGAGGATCTGGGGGTGCAGAGCCCATGGCCCCAGAAACTGCAACTCAACAGTAACCATGGGAATGCGTGAATGCAACTGTGTCTCCATAACATTCTACTTAATGTTGAAATTCAAAttaagataatttcttttttttttcttttagctcacAAGAAGGCAATTTATTAACAGAAAATAACTTGAGGAGTCCAGTTCATAGACGGCGACCACGGTGACCTCCCTTCCTGCGGGTGCTGTCGGATGGGATGGGGGTGACGTCCTCAATCCTCTCAATCTTCATGCCCGAGCGAGCAAGGGCCCTGAGAGCTGACTGGGCCCCAGGACCAGGTGTCTTGGTCCTGTTTTCACCGGTGGCCCGAAGTTTGATGTGGAGGGCAGTGATGCCCAACTCCTTGCACCTCTGGGCCACATCCTGAGCAGCCAACATGGCAGAGTATGGAGAGGATTCATCTCGATCCGCCTTCACTTTCATTCCACCAGTTACCCGGCAGATGGTTTCTTTGCCAGAAAGGTCGGTGACATGGACAAAGGTGTCACTGAAGGATGCAAAGATGTGGCAGACACCAAACACATTCTCGCCTTCAGCCACCTTAAGTCCAAGGCTGATGAtctgttcttccttcttttccttccccttgcGAGGTGCCATTTCTGCGCGCCGCCCCTACCAGACTCCGCCACCGGAAAGAGAGGGCAGGAAGAGGCGGGGCGACTGGGTCACTCCCGTGCCCCACAAGATAATTTCATAGGTCttataaacttaatttttttcagacacttaaaaatataataatccaTTTTTAGGTTTATAGGCTATACAAAAAGCAGGTGGCGATTCAACTTTAGCCTGCTTTACCAACCCTGCTGTAAAGCATCCAACCTTTTGCTTCTTTCATGGTTTTCAAACTAAGGTTTTATAGTTTCCAAATCAAGGTTGAATGCATGCTTTATGAGGCATATTCCGTCATCTGTTATATCACAATGttgttttaagatatttttgtcttttataacCCTATCCCCATTCATGTGTCATTATCTTCAATTTGTTGTGTCAAGAACATGAAATGCAGTTAAGACCGGTCAGAGTTTATGGACTCagtatttaattcttcttttcccAGTGTCTAAAACTAATTCCTAATCccttttcctttgcatttcatTTCAAATCTAATTTGTATGTGACATCTATAATCTTCTTTGGAAAAGACATTTTCCACAACTCAAACAATCTTTCTGTTTGCTCTTGGTTTCTTCCTCTTGAAATGAAAGAACACACATTTTAGTCCCTGATGaataagaagggaaaaaaagtaaatggaGTTGAACATCAGCCAAAATACAGGCTTTGCATAAGATGCCCAACTAATTTCCCCAGCTTTGTCTGCTCTATTAATTTTCTGCCAGTTGCTTATTTTTCTCACAGATCTTATGCATCCTGCACATGCAAAAAAGCAAGAGCACCAAAATCTCATATTTGAACAAGATAAGCAGAAGGAACTTGGTCATTCTCAACTatcataataaaacattaaaaattcattttaactaATAAAAGACCACATGCATATGTTTTCCACAGAAACTGCAGTACAGACTAGAGGATTCTAATGCTTATAATTGCAAAGTATAAACTATCAGGGAGTTTGCAGTTAAGGAATATTCCTAAATATGTTTAAATTCAGAATAACAAACAATGTCCCCTGATCTGACCACCAGGTAGCAACGATGTTAGATACAACTATTTTAtcaactcttttctttttctcctcccagtATTCATAAAAAGATGTTTTGGCCCCTTTTAGATCGTTCTTTTACCTTGAAGAACTTTTCACACCAACTCCCTTCTATGATATTATCTTAATACCACAGTGGgtttctacatttcttttttttttttttttggccagtcctgggccttggactcagggcctgagcactgtccctggcttctttttgttaaaggctagcactctgccacttgagccacagcgccacttctggccattttttgtatatgtggtgctggggaattgaacccagagcttcatgtatacaaggcaagcactcttgccactaggccatatccccagcccaagggtttctatatttctttccttttttgctacAGCTTTTTGAGTGCATCTGAGGTCATAGCACTGAAAATTCTTACTACCCTGACTTCCATATACTCCAAGCCTGAAACTGCCCACTTATTTATCCTCTGTAATATTCGAGGATCCGGAATATCACAATCCTTGTGTTAATATGTGTCAGGATCTTGAATATCATACTCTTTGTGTGAAAAAGTCTCATTTTAATCCTCTAGTGCAAAGTAGTGTCTTTACTCAAAGTTTCTTATccaatatttcttcctttttcttttcttttctttcttttcttttcttttctttctttctttctttctttctttctttctttctttctttctttctttctttctttctttctttctttctttctttctttctttttttgtatagaagtactggggcttgaattctgaggcTTTGactctcccttagctctttttgctccaagctagtgctctaccacttgagtcacagctccacttttggctttttgggtgcttaattggagataagagtctcatggctttgagccatgatctttagatttcatctttctgagtagctataattacaggcataagcctctaGTGCCCAAGCTTAAATAacattaatgttttcttttctcaccTTGGCATTCAAGAATCGATTCTTGATTATTTTGTGAAAGTATTATTCCGTGAATAAGTCAAGGGTCAGATATCAGTGAATAATTTCCCTTATTATTTCCCTGATAAGTTTGAACCAAACATATGCAACTTGATTCTCCCTTCTCTTAAGAATGACTTTTCAGAAACATTTCCTGACGCTCATTCATTCAGATCCTTGGTCATACAAATCCCACAAAACACACCAAAATGAACAGTGAATATATGTATAGCTTGGGCTTTCCTTCTGGCCCtctgcaaataaataaacataacagAGTAAATGACAGAAATGACTGAAATTGTAGACAGACATGCAGAAGCAATGCATGTTTCCATATGCATTTTCAGAGGAAATATGGGGCTTGTCTAGTTTTCTAAAGGTTTTATCTAAATTTTCATACTTTAGTTGCCAGCTAATGATTTTGGGAGATTTGTCTCCAATCTAtattcttcttccttctgctATAGGGTTCAGTGTTGTGGATTTGGGAGTATATTGAGCATTAACATTAGTTTTAGGCCTACTCTTACCTTCTACCAGCTGCCTCAAATTCCCCTTGCATACTTGTTTAGCTACCAATCATACAGGAGTGTTGTGTATCTAGATCACCCATGTTAACTTTATATTTGGTCCATTCCTTGCCCCAACTGGAACATTGATCACAAGCAAACAAAGCTATGGATGTGCTATACTAATTTTTGACTGAGTACTGACAACCCCACTGGATACAGCCTTTTACATCCTGCTCAAGTCTgcacaaaagattacaagcaagaccacactaaagccaccagcacaactatgttgatcacagtacaatttgtcatcgataaaatatggaaccacagccactctggaaagcggtatggagattcctcagaaggataaacagagagctcccctttgacccagcaaccccacttttgggcatctacccaaaagaccacaaacaagaacacactaaagccaccagcacaacaatgttcattgcagcacaatttgtcatagctaaaaaatggaaccaacccagatgcccctcagtagaagaatggatcaggaaaatgtggtacatatacacaggggaattttatgcctgtatcagaaagaatgacattgccccattcataaggaaatggaagaacttggaaaaatttacacgaagtgaagtgagccagacccaaagaaacatggactctatggtctccctcatagggaataattagcacaggttaaggctagtcccagcagaggatcacaagagcctaatagctatgcccctatgaatgcataagatgatgctaagtgaaatgaactccatgttatggaaacaactgttatatcactgttgtaatccctttcaacatgctatgtgaaactgtagcttctattgttgatgatcctcttgtatccccttcttgtggttggttgtacccgcactatcactatatctcatctgagtatactggatactgtgtatactggtattagaactagggaatgaaagggaatatcaaaatcgagagtcaaaggataaaaagacaaacgactccaaaagcaatacttgcaaaagcatttggtgtaaaccaactgaacaactcatgaggggaaaggggaagggggtggaggggggaatgagggaggaggtaacaaacagtacaagaaatgtacccaaggcctaatatatgaaactttaacctttctgtacctcactttgacaataaataagaaaaaaaacatggaaccaacccagatgcccttcagtagatgagtggatcaggaaaatatggtacatatacacaatggaattttatgcctctatcagaaaaaatgagacTGCCTCAttcattgtaaggaaatggaaggacttggaaaaaaatccttctaagtgaagtgagccagacacaaagaaacatggactctacggtttcccacatagggaataattagtacaagtctaggatagtcataacagaagatcacagtagcccaatagttatgaacacataaggtgatactaagtgaaatgaactcaaagatatggaaacaagtggcatatcattgttataattattttcactataccatgtgaaattgtacccttttttttctcattatcccttccagtggttttacccctgctatcactatcTGATCTTAGcactctggatactgtatgtatgtgtattggaactagggaagggaaagggaataccaaaaattgagagacaaaggttaaaaagacaaaccattgcaaaagcaatacttacaaaactattcgTTGAAAACCAATTGTATAactcctggggaaggagagagagatggagatggGGGGGGGTAAATATTAGAGAGGAAGTAACAACTTGAATAAGaatgtgcttgccttacatatgaaactgtaacccatctgtacttcactttgacaataaagaagaagaaaagtctgcATTATCTGGCAGGAAGCTGCTTGTTTTTGTAATCAACCTT contains:
- the LOC125355419 gene encoding 40S ribosomal protein S14-like, with translation MAPRKGKEKKEEQIISLGLKVAEGENVFGVCHIFASFSDTFVHVTDLSGKETICRVTGGMKVKADRDESSPYSAMLAAQDVAQRCKELGITALHIKLRATGENRTKTPGPGAQSALRALARSGMKIERIEDVTPIPSDSTRRKGGHRGRRL